One stretch of Pigmentiphaga aceris DNA includes these proteins:
- a CDS encoding M48 family metalloprotease has translation MQVSQIKVSRLQATPTQRRPAWRVSHLAGTVIIALLAGCKTMPEAISTLSLPGVAAPAPLVLSAPLPAPEPRSWPDPAVDVLNQRARGYGVAQMPAMQGYLTGLLNKIKTQAGVPQWPGEVYVLASPALDAYATAAGNIYVSHTWLASAESEDEIVALLSHEFSHVYLHYHQLEGAIQTGDQAAVLVAVGMTLAKKTANAAGWTQVDSLVAGYALGRELAASAWGRSQESAADELGLKISLLLGYSYEAGFKAFLERQAAWDESNAARQEKAKQAALDEVKAKAAASVMASNKGPRSEVTDVMYSQLAQLHAAFGGIVHSGTQGIGDLWKKSSSTHPETIARMDALAATAESVPPGQISETATVAPWLAAQRSRDTAKTLAHYQLAAKALEDPKAPDAMTYAREAASGTTATHAYPLVALYKVQAAQAASSNNRRLPADPGTTLDANLASTADRAWLSVVERSSQLNSAGKSKQAQQVMDQGFAYFGDAANAWPDAIAFYAPLRGWDEAKRMAQTCSQRFSNMANACRDAAASPADKARSEQLTKQKVDGLLKRLTK, from the coding sequence ATGCAAGTAAGCCAAATAAAAGTGAGCCGGCTGCAAGCAACCCCAACGCAGCGCAGACCCGCGTGGCGGGTTTCCCACTTGGCAGGCACAGTCATAATTGCCCTGCTTGCGGGCTGCAAAACCATGCCGGAAGCCATCTCGACACTGTCTTTACCAGGAGTGGCAGCCCCAGCGCCGCTGGTGTTGAGCGCTCCCCTGCCCGCGCCCGAACCCCGATCCTGGCCAGACCCGGCCGTTGATGTACTGAATCAACGTGCACGCGGATACGGCGTCGCGCAAATGCCCGCCATGCAGGGTTATCTCACTGGCCTCCTGAACAAAATAAAAACGCAGGCTGGCGTACCCCAGTGGCCTGGCGAAGTATATGTTCTTGCGTCTCCTGCCCTTGATGCCTATGCAACGGCGGCGGGCAACATTTATGTCTCGCACACGTGGCTCGCATCTGCAGAGAGCGAAGATGAAATCGTTGCTTTGCTCAGTCACGAGTTTTCTCACGTTTATCTTCATTATCATCAGCTTGAAGGTGCAATCCAGACTGGCGATCAGGCAGCGGTTTTGGTCGCCGTAGGCATGACCTTGGCAAAGAAAACCGCCAACGCGGCTGGATGGACTCAGGTCGACAGCTTGGTTGCGGGCTATGCGCTTGGACGTGAACTGGCTGCGTCAGCCTGGGGCCGTTCGCAGGAATCGGCGGCAGACGAATTGGGTCTGAAAATCAGCCTGTTGCTTGGCTACAGCTATGAAGCGGGGTTCAAGGCGTTTCTGGAACGACAGGCAGCATGGGATGAAAGCAATGCTGCAAGACAAGAGAAGGCCAAGCAAGCAGCACTGGACGAGGTAAAAGCCAAGGCTGCGGCGTCTGTCATGGCGAGCAACAAGGGCCCCAGGTCTGAAGTCACCGACGTCATGTACAGCCAGCTGGCGCAACTCCACGCGGCCTTTGGCGGCATTGTGCACAGCGGCACACAAGGGATCGGCGACTTATGGAAGAAGTCGTCCAGCACGCATCCGGAGACCATTGCTCGCATGGATGCTTTGGCGGCGACGGCGGAATCCGTGCCGCCAGGACAGATCAGCGAAACGGCGACCGTTGCACCGTGGTTGGCCGCACAGCGTAGTCGTGACACAGCAAAGACGCTCGCCCACTATCAACTCGCCGCGAAGGCGCTTGAAGATCCCAAAGCACCCGATGCGATGACATACGCACGCGAAGCTGCAAGCGGCACCACGGCCACGCATGCCTACCCGCTTGTGGCGCTGTACAAGGTACAAGCCGCGCAAGCAGCCTCGTCGAATAACCGTCGCTTGCCCGCCGACCCAGGCACGACGCTTGACGCAAATCTTGCATCAACCGCAGACCGGGCATGGTTGAGTGTGGTCGAACGCAGCAGCCAACTGAATTCGGCAGGCAAAAGCAAGCAGGCGCAGCAGGTCATGGACCAAGGGTTCGCATACTTTGGCGACGCAGCCAATGCCTGGCCAGATGCCATTGCCTTCTACGCCCCGCTGCGTGGCTGGGATGAAGCCAAACGCATGGCACAAACCTGCAGCCAGCGTTTCTCCAACATGGCCAATGCCTGTCGCGACGCGGCGGCCAGCCCAGCCGACAAAGCCCGTTCAGAACAACTGACCAAGCAAAAGGTCGATGGGCTTCTCAAACGTTTAACCAAGTAA
- a CDS encoding nuclear transport factor 2 family protein, producing MIPDPEGAQHLIAPVMRIRFTGGRAMNKPSDCTVFNAGRYAWVKKRIARTDVVAGGTPSETIVYSLGTLYGEWPDGTPFEGNRYVDRYVVSNGLITHMDVWNDSAEWILTPGLAAEANAANAAKA from the coding sequence ATGATTCCCGACCCTGAAGGCGCACAACACCTGATCGCCCCCGTCATGCGCATCCGCTTCACAGGCGGCCGCGCCATGAACAAGCCATCGGACTGCACGGTGTTCAACGCTGGCCGATATGCCTGGGTGAAGAAACGCATTGCACGCACTGACGTGGTGGCAGGCGGCACCCCTTCAGAGACCATCGTCTACAGCCTTGGCACGCTGTATGGCGAGTGGCCCGATGGCACACCCTTCGAGGGCAACCGCTATGTAGATCGCTATGTCGTCAGCAACGGCCTGATCACCCACATGGATGTCTGGAACGACAGCGCCGAATGGATACTCACGCCGGGCCTGGCCGCCGAAGCAAATGCCGCCAACGCGGCAAAGGCGTGA
- a CDS encoding aspartate carbamoyltransferase, producing the protein MSVPQQSLLRDAMRRLNMTRDAFADRIGVGRRALDSWLLPEESQESRAMPEIAGRFIAEILTAAASAENATQSVYSTDPQKPILFEGKPQLLSVDQFSRDGVDALFRVADIMQPIARRRKVSRVLEGAVLGNLFFEASTRTRVSFGAAFCRLGGSVCDTTGFTFSSMAKGESIYDTSRVLSGYVDALVIRHPDQGSVAEFARATNLPVINAGDGPGEHPSQALLDLYTIQREFSRLGKIVDGSHIALVGDLKYGRTVHSLVKLLSLYRGLKFTLISPPTLELPSYIVDRISRNGNVVEQTNDLRAGLKGADIVYATRVQKERFADESFEGYSPDFQINQALVDAVCGRDTLVMHPLPRDSRPDANDLSVDLNHDSRLAIFRQTDNGIPVRMAIFAVLFGVQNQVQHSMRDATWRPPTQLGPDDAPFHGMD; encoded by the coding sequence GTGAGCGTTCCGCAGCAAAGCCTTCTTCGCGACGCCATGCGCCGCCTCAACATGACCCGCGACGCGTTTGCCGACCGCATCGGGGTAGGCCGCAGAGCACTGGACAGCTGGCTGCTGCCGGAAGAGTCGCAAGAGTCGCGCGCCATGCCGGAAATTGCCGGGCGTTTCATCGCGGAAATCCTGACAGCGGCCGCCAGCGCCGAGAACGCTACGCAAAGTGTATATTCGACTGATCCGCAAAAGCCGATCCTGTTCGAAGGCAAGCCGCAGCTGCTATCCGTAGACCAGTTCTCCCGCGATGGCGTAGATGCCTTGTTCCGCGTGGCTGACATCATGCAACCCATCGCACGACGCCGGAAAGTTTCACGCGTGCTGGAAGGTGCCGTGTTGGGCAACCTGTTCTTCGAGGCCAGCACCCGTACTCGAGTGTCGTTCGGCGCGGCCTTCTGCCGACTGGGCGGCTCGGTGTGTGACACCACTGGCTTCACGTTTTCGTCGATGGCCAAGGGTGAATCCATTTATGACACCAGCCGGGTGTTGAGCGGTTACGTAGACGCCCTGGTTATCCGTCACCCGGACCAAGGCTCGGTGGCAGAATTCGCACGTGCCACCAATTTGCCGGTCATCAACGCAGGCGACGGCCCGGGTGAACACCCCAGCCAGGCCTTGCTTGACCTGTACACCATCCAGCGCGAATTCTCGCGTCTGGGCAAGATCGTGGATGGTTCGCATATCGCGCTGGTCGGTGATCTGAAATACGGGCGCACGGTGCACTCGCTGGTCAAGCTGCTGAGCTTGTATCGCGGCCTGAAATTCACGTTGATCTCGCCGCCGACGCTTGAATTGCCCAGCTACATCGTTGACCGCATTTCGCGCAATGGCAACGTGGTCGAACAGACCAATGACCTGCGTGCAGGGCTGAAGGGCGCGGATATCGTCTACGCCACGCGCGTACAAAAAGAACGCTTCGCGGACGAGTCATTCGAGGGCTATTCGCCAGACTTCCAGATCAACCAGGCGCTGGTCGATGCGGTGTGTGGACGCGATACCCTGGTCATGCACCCGCTGCCGCGCGACAGCCGGCCCGATGCCAATGATCTGAGCGTGGATCTGAACCACGATTCCCGGCTGGCGATCTTCCGCCAAACCGATAACGGGATTCCGGTGCGCATGGCGATCTTTGCGGTTTTGTTCGGTGTGCAGAACCAGGTGCAGCACTCGATGCGCGACGCCACGTGGCGCCCGCCCACCCAGCTGGGTCCGGACGACGCGCCGTTTCACGGGATGGATTGA
- a CDS encoding GntR family transcriptional regulator, whose amino-acid sequence MPAHTRKQPTPEPALEHTPLPDADPSGMLASVVGDDSAEGRIYRTVFDSIMSQRLAPGTKLPEASLCELFGASRSTVRLALQRLAHDHIVQLRPNRGAIVAVPTLEETRHIFEARRGLEDTLVRLAAERATPEDLAALRLQLKEEHAAMHRFKQPAWVRLASGFHLKVGELGRNPVLQRYLIEMVSRCSLIVALYQPPGNACCEHEQHDAIVDCLERGDADGAARLMDSHLRDLERNICVKAESPDNRLKNMLGL is encoded by the coding sequence ATGCCCGCTCACACCCGCAAGCAGCCCACCCCGGAACCCGCGTTGGAGCACACACCTTTGCCCGACGCCGATCCAAGCGGCATGTTGGCCAGCGTGGTGGGCGACGACAGTGCCGAGGGTCGCATCTACCGCACGGTGTTCGACAGCATCATGAGCCAGCGCCTGGCCCCTGGCACCAAACTGCCCGAGGCCTCACTGTGTGAACTGTTCGGTGCCAGCCGTTCCACGGTGCGCCTGGCCTTGCAGCGTCTGGCCCACGATCACATCGTGCAACTACGGCCCAATCGTGGGGCGATCGTTGCCGTGCCCACGCTGGAAGAAACCCGGCACATCTTCGAAGCCCGACGCGGTCTGGAAGACACCTTGGTTCGACTGGCTGCCGAACGCGCCACGCCAGAAGACCTGGCCGCCCTGCGCTTGCAGCTGAAAGAAGAGCACGCCGCCATGCACCGGTTCAAACAACCGGCATGGGTGCGACTTGCCAGCGGGTTCCACCTGAAAGTGGGCGAGCTTGGCCGCAACCCGGTGCTGCAACGCTATCTGATCGAGATGGTGTCGCGCTGCTCGCTCATCGTCGCTTTGTACCAGCCGCCCGGCAACGCCTGCTGCGAACATGAACAGCACGACGCCATCGTCGACTGCCTGGAACGCGGCGATGCCGATGGCGCGGCCAGGCTGATGGACAGTCACCTGCGCGACCTGGAGCGCAACATCTGCGTCAAGGCCGAGTCGCCCGACAATCGATTGAAGAACATGCTGGGGCTATAA
- a CDS encoding DUF2076 domain-containing protein translates to MNNEDRIAIEGVFSRLQEVERQGGPREPEAEQFIRSRIDAQPGAAYYLAQTVLVQEHALKSAQQKITELEQRAAAPAPAPAPQAGFAADTARPSGLSGLSAGFFGRSPPASQQGSQPLSAAGTPLSAAGTPLQGGTPPVGSQFGQSAQPAQPQAPSRAGGFLAGAAHTAMGVAGGMMLGSMLGNMFGGGADKTAEAAAAEAKPEPTADAGAQSDSQFDTPNDAPSDVAYDNSDSGFGFFDDGGDFDEV, encoded by the coding sequence ATGAATAACGAAGACCGGATTGCGATCGAAGGCGTTTTCTCGCGACTTCAAGAGGTCGAGCGTCAAGGCGGGCCACGCGAACCGGAAGCCGAGCAGTTCATCCGCTCGCGCATCGATGCACAACCGGGTGCAGCGTATTACCTTGCGCAAACCGTGCTGGTTCAAGAGCATGCGTTGAAATCCGCGCAGCAGAAAATCACTGAGCTGGAACAGCGTGCCGCCGCGCCGGCACCCGCGCCTGCGCCGCAGGCAGGGTTTGCTGCGGATACGGCGCGGCCGTCCGGTTTGTCCGGTCTGTCGGCTGGATTCTTCGGCCGTTCGCCACCTGCGTCGCAGCAGGGCTCACAACCTTTGTCCGCAGCGGGCACGCCCCTGTCGGCAGCCGGCACCCCCTTGCAAGGCGGCACGCCGCCGGTGGGTAGCCAGTTCGGCCAATCGGCACAGCCTGCTCAGCCGCAGGCACCCAGCCGCGCGGGCGGCTTCCTGGCCGGTGCTGCGCACACGGCAATGGGCGTTGCGGGCGGCATGATGCTTGGCAGCATGCTGGGGAACATGTTTGGCGGTGGGGCTGACAAGACTGCCGAAGCCGCCGCAGCAGAAGCCAAGCCGGAACCGACTGCCGATGCTGGCGCGCAGTCCGACTCGCAATTCGACACACCGAATGATGCGCCGTCGGATGTGGCCTACGACAACAGCGACTCGGGCTTTGGGTTCTTCGACGACGGCGGTGACTTCGACGAAGTCTGA
- a CDS encoding DUF4214 domain-containing protein, protein MNDYTADIQKLYIAYFGRPADPNGLAFWEAQAARDGNVAAVAKAFTTSPEYQALYAGRTNAQIVDAIYVNLLARHAEPAGLQYWVGRLDSNALEVSSLVIAIMSAAQNSETIADRLAMSNKVAAALQFTASVDTAAEINAYSTNAGAAIAKTWLAGVTDSASSLAAATASQDSTISRVVASTLPPEEVPPAPRPITFTLTTGADTFTGDSENDRFVVAAGTLNAGDALNGGGGYDVLSVTASGQTLAGTLTSIEEIRLVDGGTFSAAASALGKMAFGHMDTKDTADVTLIIDVASSATFDLSGVTAGQEGAAGSRIRAVYTNVATSALNVTLSGLGDTFTGSANADIIHGGAGDDVITGGDGNDTIEGGTGADNLNGGDGDDVFVGFDGQDFVNGGTGTNTLRLTATSADLNTANDAQLVLVQQVDASTAAVGVTVNLSSQSEGISVFGSAQADVLQGGAGNDQLSGGAGDDTFVGFEGADTIDGGTGTNTLRLTATSASLNASVNGALVNLQRVDASTAAAGVTVNLSAHSPGFTVTGSAHDDFLSGSAGNDVLMGGDGNDLLVGGPGADTLIGGDGADTYAYDANTEGGDIIENFGAGDKVALRGGQFSGINQADHIKAISGANAYNGGFGYSFDGGAYALIYTDTATGKTSLIIDDNGNDTSGGYTVLVSEFKTAIVGPVPGDIQIVP, encoded by the coding sequence ATGAATGATTACACCGCCGACATCCAAAAGCTCTATATCGCCTATTTCGGCCGTCCGGCCGATCCGAATGGCTTGGCCTTCTGGGAAGCGCAGGCTGCCCGGGACGGAAACGTGGCGGCGGTCGCCAAGGCCTTCACCACGTCGCCCGAATACCAGGCCTTGTATGCCGGCAGGACGAACGCGCAGATCGTTGACGCCATCTATGTGAATCTGCTGGCGCGTCATGCGGAACCTGCAGGGCTGCAATACTGGGTCGGGCGGCTTGATTCGAACGCGCTCGAGGTCAGCAGCCTCGTGATTGCAATCATGTCTGCGGCACAGAATTCGGAGACCATTGCCGACAGGCTGGCCATGAGCAACAAGGTGGCGGCCGCCTTGCAGTTCACGGCCAGCGTGGACACGGCCGCAGAGATCAACGCGTATTCCACCAATGCGGGTGCCGCGATTGCCAAGACCTGGCTGGCGGGCGTCACCGACAGCGCGTCGAGTCTGGCGGCAGCCACGGCCTCACAAGACAGCACGATCTCCAGGGTGGTGGCCAGTACCTTGCCTCCGGAAGAGGTCCCGCCTGCACCCCGACCGATTACCTTTACCTTGACGACCGGTGCAGACACATTCACCGGCGATAGTGAGAACGATAGGTTTGTCGTTGCCGCCGGGACCTTGAACGCGGGCGATGCGTTGAACGGCGGTGGTGGGTACGATGTGTTGAGCGTAACGGCTTCTGGCCAGACGTTGGCAGGCACACTTACCTCGATCGAAGAGATCCGTCTGGTCGATGGCGGCACCTTCAGCGCCGCGGCGTCCGCGTTGGGCAAGATGGCTTTCGGTCACATGGATACCAAAGACACGGCTGATGTGACGCTTATCATCGACGTGGCATCGTCGGCGACTTTTGACCTGAGCGGCGTCACGGCAGGGCAGGAGGGTGCCGCGGGTTCGCGCATCAGAGCCGTCTACACCAACGTTGCGACCAGTGCCTTGAACGTCACCTTGAGCGGCCTGGGCGACACCTTCACCGGATCGGCCAATGCCGACATCATTCATGGCGGCGCGGGTGATGACGTCATCACGGGTGGTGACGGCAATGACACCATCGAAGGCGGTACCGGTGCGGACAACCTCAATGGCGGTGATGGTGACGACGTGTTTGTCGGCTTTGACGGGCAGGACTTTGTCAATGGCGGCACAGGCACGAACACGCTCAGACTAACCGCCACCTCGGCCGACCTGAACACAGCTAACGATGCACAACTCGTGCTTGTGCAGCAAGTGGACGCCTCGACAGCGGCTGTCGGCGTAACGGTAAATCTCTCATCTCAGTCCGAAGGAATCTCCGTCTTCGGCTCGGCCCAGGCCGATGTGCTGCAGGGCGGCGCGGGCAACGATCAACTCAGCGGCGGCGCTGGCGACGATACCTTTGTTGGCTTCGAAGGCGCTGACACCATTGATGGCGGTACGGGAACCAACACGCTCAGGCTGACCGCCACCTCTGCCAGCCTGAACGCCTCGGTAAACGGTGCCCTCGTGAACCTTCAGCGGGTAGATGCCTCCACGGCTGCTGCTGGTGTGACCGTGAACCTCTCGGCCCATAGCCCAGGCTTTACCGTCACGGGCTCCGCACATGACGATTTCTTGAGTGGCAGTGCGGGCAATGATGTGCTGATGGGGGGTGACGGCAACGATCTGCTCGTGGGTGGCCCAGGTGCCGATACGCTTATCGGTGGCGATGGTGCAGATACCTACGCCTACGATGCCAACACCGAAGGGGGAGACATCATCGAGAACTTCGGTGCCGGAGACAAGGTTGCGCTTCGTGGTGGGCAGTTCTCAGGCATCAATCAAGCTGACCATATCAAAGCCATCTCCGGCGCTAATGCGTACAACGGCGGCTTTGGCTACAGTTTTGACGGAGGGGCATATGCGCTCATCTATACGGACACTGCCACAGGTAAAACCAGCCTGATCATCGATGACAACGGTAACGACACCAGTGGCGGTTACACCGTGCTGGTGTCTGAATTCAAGACGGCCATCGTCGGCCCGGTTCCAGGCGATATCCAGATCGTCCCTTGA
- a CDS encoding polysaccharide deacetylase family protein: MTLLYDSLLPAHGRFDYLPITKRPDYTWPNGARLAVYLGFNLEHFAFGEGMGAAIGPVSPEPDVLNYAWREYGNRVGAWRCLDLFDSLGLPSSAIVNTALYDHCPELVAACVARGDELVGHGHTNAERQGTLSEAGERRLLGLCRDRMQTHSGVAPSGWLSPWISESPLTPDLLTETGYHYTLNWCHDDQPLPMRTRNGKLLWSVPYPQELNDIPAIVARRMDASAFAQMIVDNFDEMQLQARTQPLVMGVALHPYIVGQPYRLRHLRRALEHLAAARDRGEIWFATPGEICRHTQSALSAEVDTLWQSAVTR, from the coding sequence ATGACCTTGCTTTACGACAGTCTGCTGCCCGCTCACGGACGTTTCGACTACCTGCCCATCACCAAGCGCCCGGACTACACCTGGCCCAACGGCGCGCGATTGGCCGTGTACCTGGGCTTCAATCTGGAACACTTCGCCTTCGGTGAAGGCATGGGCGCGGCGATTGGGCCGGTGTCACCAGAACCCGATGTGCTGAACTACGCATGGCGCGAGTACGGCAACCGCGTCGGAGCCTGGCGCTGCCTGGACTTGTTCGACAGCCTGGGCCTGCCCAGCAGCGCCATCGTGAACACTGCGCTGTACGACCACTGCCCCGAGCTGGTGGCAGCCTGCGTGGCACGCGGCGACGAGCTGGTCGGCCACGGCCATACCAACGCAGAGCGCCAAGGCACGCTTAGCGAAGCAGGCGAACGCCGCTTGCTGGGACTGTGCCGCGACCGCATGCAGACCCACAGCGGTGTTGCGCCCAGCGGCTGGCTGTCGCCGTGGATATCAGAGAGTCCGCTTACGCCCGACCTGCTGACCGAGACGGGCTACCACTACACCTTGAACTGGTGTCACGATGACCAGCCCCTGCCCATGCGCACGCGTAACGGCAAGCTGCTTTGGTCGGTGCCCTATCCCCAGGAACTGAACGACATCCCGGCCATCGTCGCGCGTCGCATGGATGCCAGCGCGTTTGCGCAGATGATCGTCGACAACTTCGATGAAATGCAGCTTCAGGCACGCACGCAGCCACTGGTGATGGGCGTGGCGCTGCACCCCTATATTGTTGGCCAGCCCTATCGGTTGCGGCACCTGCGGCGTGCGCTGGAGCATCTGGCCGCCGCGCGCGACCGGGGCGAGATATGGTTTGCCACCCCGGGCGAGATCTGCCGCCATACTCAGTCGGCGCTGTCTGCCGAGGTCGACACTTTGTGGCAAAGTGCCGTCACACGATAA
- a CDS encoding CSS-motif domain-containing protein, with protein sequence MRKRREWIVAAVIGVLLLAPIGITGYSALITGRQAAVTELERLTSHVQRQAAGTRAQIDAAVGALNAETTYAPCTPSQIQQMSRLLAGSTYVQGLGYVRNNALVCSTLNNIQQTVALGPADQIGPDGSKTWNGITLPSIPGIQFNISATNGHAAITVPDLVGATLDIDGRISLAQIGIGSGTWFRTKGVFKPAWLERYQGDAITFSDGDYLVDMHPSDDGQFAALAAMPISIIDEYVERALRDKLPLGVLIGLLLAGTAGLIARRQLSGERRAGKSQDQSRAGCLAQNA encoded by the coding sequence ATGCGCAAACGGCGTGAATGGATCGTAGCAGCGGTCATCGGTGTACTGCTGCTCGCCCCTATCGGCATCACCGGATACAGCGCCTTGATCACGGGTCGCCAAGCTGCCGTGACCGAGCTGGAGCGACTGACGTCCCACGTGCAACGCCAGGCAGCCGGTACCCGCGCGCAGATCGATGCGGCAGTCGGCGCTCTGAATGCGGAAACGACCTACGCGCCCTGTACTCCATCACAAATCCAGCAGATGAGCCGGCTGCTGGCCGGGTCCACCTATGTGCAGGGCCTGGGCTACGTGCGAAACAACGCACTCGTCTGCTCCACGCTGAACAACATCCAGCAGACGGTAGCCCTGGGTCCCGCCGATCAGATCGGGCCTGACGGATCGAAAACCTGGAACGGCATCACGCTGCCCAGCATCCCTGGCATTCAATTCAACATCAGCGCCACCAATGGTCATGCGGCCATTACCGTGCCCGATCTCGTCGGAGCCACCCTGGACATTGACGGGCGCATCTCGCTGGCCCAGATCGGCATCGGCTCAGGCACCTGGTTCCGCACCAAAGGCGTCTTCAAACCAGCCTGGCTTGAACGCTACCAGGGTGACGCCATTACGTTTTCGGACGGCGATTATCTGGTCGACATGCATCCGTCGGATGACGGCCAATTCGCCGCGCTGGCGGCCATGCCGATTTCGATAATCGATGAATACGTCGAGCGAGCCCTGCGAGACAAGCTGCCTTTGGGTGTGTTGATCGGCCTGTTGCTGGCCGGGACGGCTGGGCTGATCGCCAGACGGCAGTTGTCTGGTGAAAGACGTGCGGGCAAATCTCAAGACCAGTCGCGCGCTGGCTGCTTGGCGCAGAACGCCTAA
- a CDS encoding CHASE2 domain-containing protein produces the protein MSSLLIRLVILIVASFAMLIVGTKINSDSLAVTRYMASSQAPIGAELYPLAAREQITVLMYDTQFLNEQKSAWPLSYMDHGDWLERIATNPAGRPKAIFLDITFGQQRNDRSLPSLIQTLCRIRGEYGVPIFLAALPSPVDGQLKTRPEIQAATLPDATPCVSLVGVRYTPDPIDRHAWNYPLSTHLAGKQWNPGPASDPASFRSAAMAIAQDVAGIDLGVETEPMALIWAAGRPGIQQEIDKPDLLSYCQASTFSGTRLIPDLLRQLWEDSDEIPPPCPIHQTLSMIQTETMSEEALAPYLVDRYVMVGAAVAGYNDLVNSPVHGLIPGVYLHAMALDNLLTYGDQYKQNSAWYPFPPAGLIGAGLLTIFIVFAIHIATRALRERLSIRLRVFLSRHARLAAKVQWLTDDAAIDPAASPRQIASAAGSRLLKGALQLFAWMLRLSIQAGLALLLISALQMCFRIGMLPVVELLGMTLFIEAFDYLKKIRLFLWPGTDNVPGIHKP, from the coding sequence GTGTCATCGCTGCTTATACGACTTGTCATATTGATTGTGGCGTCGTTTGCGATGCTGATCGTTGGCACGAAGATCAATAGTGACAGCCTGGCGGTGACTCGTTATATGGCGAGTTCACAAGCCCCAATTGGCGCAGAGTTATATCCTCTTGCCGCCAGAGAACAGATAACCGTGTTGATGTATGACACGCAATTTCTGAACGAACAAAAATCAGCCTGGCCGCTTTCCTATATGGATCATGGCGATTGGCTCGAACGTATCGCAACCAATCCGGCAGGCCGGCCCAAGGCCATTTTTCTGGACATTACCTTCGGGCAGCAGCGCAATGACCGCAGCCTCCCGAGCCTGATTCAAACCCTATGCAGAATCAGGGGCGAATATGGGGTCCCGATTTTTCTGGCCGCATTGCCATCCCCTGTCGATGGCCAGCTCAAGACCCGACCTGAAATACAGGCTGCCACGTTGCCTGATGCCACACCATGCGTGAGCTTGGTCGGCGTGCGTTACACCCCCGATCCGATCGATCGCCATGCGTGGAATTACCCACTGAGCACCCACTTGGCGGGTAAGCAATGGAACCCCGGCCCCGCCAGCGACCCGGCATCTTTCCGAAGTGCGGCAATGGCCATCGCCCAAGACGTCGCCGGCATCGACCTGGGTGTGGAAACCGAGCCCATGGCCTTGATCTGGGCGGCAGGCCGGCCCGGCATTCAACAAGAGATCGACAAACCGGACCTGCTCTCCTATTGCCAAGCCAGTACGTTCAGCGGGACGCGTCTTATACCGGACCTGTTGCGGCAACTTTGGGAGGACAGCGATGAGATTCCTCCGCCTTGCCCGATTCATCAGACCTTGTCGATGATCCAGACCGAGACCATGAGCGAGGAGGCGCTTGCTCCTTATCTTGTCGATCGGTATGTCATGGTGGGCGCCGCGGTCGCTGGCTACAACGACCTGGTCAATTCCCCGGTTCACGGACTGATCCCAGGCGTCTATCTGCACGCCATGGCACTGGACAATCTGTTGACTTACGGTGACCAGTACAAACAGAACAGTGCGTGGTATCCATTCCCGCCCGCCGGGCTGATCGGCGCGGGCCTGCTGACCATCTTCATCGTGTTTGCGATCCACATCGCGACCAGAGCGCTGCGGGAAAGACTGTCGATCCGACTGCGCGTGTTCCTTTCACGGCATGCCAGGCTGGCGGCAAAAGTTCAATGGCTGACGGACGACGCAGCAATCGACCCAGCAGCGTCTCCACGCCAGATCGCCAGCGCGGCAGGTTCGCGTTTGCTCAAAGGGGCATTACAGCTTTTCGCATGGATGCTGCGGCTCAGTATTCAAGCAGGACTTGCGCTATTGCTGATCTCAGCGCTTCAGATGTGCTTTCGCATCGGCATGTTGCCAGTCGTCGAATTGCTTGGCATGACGCTTTTCATCGAAGCGTTTGACTACCTGAAAAAAATTCGCCTTTTCCTTTGGCCCGGAACGGACAACGTTCCTGGTATTCACAAACCCTGA